In Aquipuribacter hungaricus, the following are encoded in one genomic region:
- a CDS encoding class I SAM-dependent methyltransferase, which produces MPISSSEGKDWTRQKLRDLAPESLLDVGAGAGTYARLVAEQRPARLVALEVFEPYVERYGLRELYDEVLVGDARTTELPEADVVVMGDVAEHMTVEEAQDLWRRAGEAARRAVYMSIPIVHYPQGALEHNDHEVHVVDDWDHDKVLAAFPGITDCFRGQVVGVYERRTDA; this is translated from the coding sequence ATGCCGATCAGCTCGTCCGAGGGCAAGGACTGGACCCGTCAGAAGCTGCGCGACCTCGCGCCCGAGTCGCTGCTGGACGTCGGGGCCGGCGCCGGCACGTACGCCCGGCTCGTCGCGGAGCAGCGGCCCGCGCGCCTGGTGGCGCTGGAGGTGTTCGAGCCGTACGTCGAGCGCTACGGCCTGCGCGAGCTGTACGACGAGGTCCTCGTCGGCGACGCCCGCACCACCGAGCTGCCCGAGGCGGACGTCGTCGTCATGGGCGACGTGGCCGAGCACATGACCGTCGAGGAGGCCCAGGACCTGTGGCGCCGCGCGGGCGAGGCGGCCCGCCGGGCGGTGTACATGAGCATCCCGATCGTCCACTACCCGCAGGGCGCGCTGGAGCACAACGACCACGAGGTCCACGTCGTCGACGACTGGGACCACGACAAGGTGCTCGCCGCGTTCCCCGGGATCACCGACTGCTTCCGCGGCCAGGTGGTCGGCGTCTACGAGCGCCGCACCGACGCCTGA
- a CDS encoding ATP-dependent DNA ligase, giving the protein MTRVLLADVVATSAAVGATRARTAKARAIADLLAATAPAEVEPVVAWLAGDTLQGRVGIGWKRLSASSTAAAGTPALTVGEVDATLAELAVTSGRGSEARRDALLGGLLAAATEQEQAFLVRLLTGELRQGALEGVMLDAVATAATVPAALLRRAFMLSGSLPRVALAALAGGEDALAAVRLEVGRPLRPMLASPGSSLDEALASLGPDVTVEHKLDGARIQVHRDGDEVRVWTRTLREVTDGVPELVEQVRSLPCATAVLDGETLALDDDGRPRAFQDTMSRFGSDPAGRGADEAVVLSPFFFDLLHLDGRDLLDEPLDVRLDALAGLLAEDRHAPLRMLGTRRPTPEQAAQVLDDALSAGQEGVVVKDLAAPYAAGRRGKAWQKVKPVHTLDLVVIGAEHGFGRRTGSLSNIHLGARDPDGGEPVMVGKTFKGMTDELLAWQTSTFPGLARSEEPWGLLLRPELVVEIALDGAQRSVRYPGGVALRFARVLRYRPDKTPAEADTLDAVRALLPG; this is encoded by the coding sequence ATGACGCGCGTGCTCCTCGCCGACGTCGTCGCCACCTCCGCCGCCGTCGGCGCCACCCGCGCCCGCACCGCCAAGGCGCGCGCCATCGCCGACCTGCTCGCGGCCACCGCTCCCGCCGAGGTCGAGCCGGTCGTGGCCTGGCTGGCCGGGGACACCCTGCAGGGACGGGTCGGCATCGGCTGGAAGCGGCTGTCGGCGAGCAGCACCGCCGCCGCGGGGACGCCGGCCCTGACCGTCGGCGAGGTGGACGCCACGCTGGCCGAGCTCGCGGTGACGTCGGGCCGAGGCTCCGAGGCCCGGCGCGACGCCCTGCTCGGCGGGCTGCTGGCCGCCGCCACCGAGCAGGAGCAGGCCTTCCTCGTCCGCCTGCTCACCGGGGAGCTGCGCCAGGGCGCCCTGGAGGGCGTCATGCTCGACGCCGTCGCGACGGCCGCCACGGTCCCCGCCGCCCTGCTGCGCCGGGCGTTCATGCTGTCCGGCAGCCTGCCCCGCGTCGCGCTCGCCGCGCTGGCCGGCGGCGAGGACGCCCTCGCTGCGGTCCGGCTGGAGGTGGGCCGCCCGCTGCGGCCGATGCTCGCCAGCCCCGGGTCGTCCCTGGACGAGGCGCTGGCCTCGCTCGGGCCCGACGTCACCGTCGAGCACAAGCTCGACGGCGCCCGGATCCAGGTCCACCGCGACGGCGACGAGGTCCGGGTGTGGACCCGCACCCTGCGCGAGGTCACCGACGGGGTGCCCGAGCTCGTCGAGCAGGTCCGGTCCCTGCCGTGTGCCACGGCGGTGCTGGACGGGGAGACCCTCGCCCTCGACGACGACGGCCGCCCCCGGGCGTTCCAGGACACCATGAGCCGCTTCGGCAGCGACCCCGCCGGCCGCGGCGCCGACGAGGCGGTCGTCCTCAGCCCGTTCTTCTTCGACCTGCTCCACCTCGACGGGCGCGACCTGCTCGACGAGCCGCTCGACGTCCGGCTCGACGCCTTGGCGGGGCTGCTCGCCGAGGACCGCCACGCCCCGCTGCGGATGCTCGGCACCCGCCGGCCGACGCCGGAGCAGGCGGCGCAGGTGCTCGACGACGCCCTGTCGGCCGGCCAGGAGGGAGTCGTCGTCAAGGACCTGGCAGCGCCCTACGCGGCGGGCCGGCGCGGTAAGGCGTGGCAGAAGGTCAAGCCGGTCCACACCCTCGACCTCGTCGTCATCGGCGCCGAGCACGGCTTCGGCCGGCGCACCGGGTCGCTGTCCAACATCCACCTGGGCGCCCGGGACCCCGACGGCGGCGAGCCGGTCATGGTCGGCAAGACCTTCAAGGGGATGACCGACGAGCTGCTCGCCTGGCAGACCAGCACCTTCCCCGGCCTTGCCCGCTCGGAGGAGCCGTGGGGCCTGCTGCTGCGGCCGGAGCTCGTCGTCGAGATCGCGCTGGACGGGGCCCAGCGGAGCGTGCGCTACCCCGGCGGGGTTGCCCTGCGCTTCGCCCGGGTGCTGCGCTACCGCCCGGACAAGACCCCGGCCGAGGCCGACACCCTCGACGCGGTGCGCGCGCTGCTGCCCGGCTGA
- a CDS encoding LmeA family phospholipid-binding protein, protein MTSQRARDRWAGAALGALAVLGLLVAVVVVAVLALTDPAPSAAPPSPASPRPAEAPGTLAEGQTWLGDVALDAGSLLTPDADLRDVQAEGTDVLTGADGIRAGSLDVEATVPFEVVAAQIGPGTTITAAEDGQATVTRDVRALGRALEVQATGTVEVVRGRLVVEPRSVDVEGLSFLSSTLAAAARELVTIEQDVEGLPPGLVLREVTVTDDGFRARLDGEDVLVAP, encoded by the coding sequence ATGACCTCGCAGCGGGCGCGCGACCGGTGGGCCGGCGCCGCGCTCGGCGCGCTCGCCGTGCTGGGGCTGCTCGTGGCCGTCGTCGTCGTCGCCGTCCTGGCCCTCACGGACCCGGCGCCCTCGGCGGCACCCCCCTCCCCCGCCTCACCGCGGCCCGCGGAGGCCCCCGGCACGCTCGCGGAGGGGCAGACCTGGCTGGGCGACGTCGCCCTCGACGCCGGCAGCCTCCTCACCCCGGACGCCGACCTGCGCGACGTGCAGGCCGAGGGCACCGACGTGCTCACCGGCGCGGACGGGATCCGGGCCGGCTCGCTGGACGTCGAGGCCACCGTGCCGTTCGAGGTCGTCGCCGCGCAGATCGGCCCGGGCACGACCATCACGGCCGCCGAGGACGGCCAGGCGACGGTCACCCGCGACGTCCGGGCCCTCGGCCGGGCGCTGGAGGTGCAGGCCACCGGGACGGTCGAGGTGGTGCGCGGCCGGCTCGTCGTCGAACCGCGCTCGGTCGACGTCGAGGGGCTGTCCTTCCTGTCCAGCACCCTCGCCGCGGCCGCCCGCGAGCTCGTGACGATCGAGCAGGACGTCGAGGGGCTTCCCCCCGGCCTCGTGCTGCGCGAGGTCACCGTCACCGACGACGGCTTCCGAGCCCGGCTGGACGGCGAGGACGTGCTCGTCGCCCCCTGA
- a CDS encoding aldehyde dehydrogenase family protein: MTSTEAPARPSTRTEDLRTEALAVLDRLGAAVPSALPDGPSLAACTPLTGEELFRVAAASPGDVDEAVGAAAAAFVRWRSVPAPVRGATVKRFGELLSEHKADLASLVTLEAGKITSEALGEVQEMVDICDLAVGLSRQVGGRTMPSERPGHRLMETWHPLGVVGVVSAFNFPVAVWAWNTAVALVCGDPVVWKPSELTPLTALACSALLGRALAETGAPADVHRLVLGARDVGAALVADPRVALVSATGSTRMGAEVGPVVAARFGRTLLELGGNNAAVVAPSADLDLAVRGIVFSAVGTAGQRCTSMRRLLVHADVADELVGRLAAAYARLPVGDPRAEGTLVGPLVRASSAEAMQRALARAVEDGGEVVAGGEPVTVDGAEGAAYVSPALVRMPSQTEVVREETFAPVLYVMTWTDLDEAVEVHNAVPQGLSSSIFTSDVREAERFLSEAGSDCGIVNVNIGTSGAEIGGAFGGEKATGGGRESGSDAWRAYMRRATNTVNYSDELPLAQGVDFG, encoded by the coding sequence ATGACGAGCACCGAGGCCCCCGCCCGCCCCAGCACCCGCACCGAGGACCTGCGCACCGAGGCGCTCGCCGTCCTGGACCGGCTCGGCGCGGCGGTCCCCTCGGCCCTGCCGGACGGCCCGTCGCTCGCCGCCTGCACGCCCCTCACCGGGGAGGAGCTGTTCCGGGTCGCGGCCGCCTCGCCGGGTGACGTCGACGAGGCCGTCGGTGCCGCGGCCGCGGCCTTCGTCCGGTGGCGCTCGGTGCCGGCGCCCGTCCGCGGTGCCACGGTCAAGCGGTTCGGCGAGCTGCTGTCCGAGCACAAGGCCGACCTGGCGTCGCTCGTCACCCTCGAGGCCGGGAAGATCACGTCCGAGGCGCTCGGCGAGGTGCAGGAGATGGTGGACATCTGCGACCTCGCCGTCGGGCTGAGCCGCCAGGTGGGCGGGCGCACGATGCCCTCGGAGCGCCCCGGGCACCGGCTCATGGAGACCTGGCACCCGCTGGGGGTCGTCGGCGTGGTGAGCGCCTTCAACTTCCCGGTGGCGGTGTGGGCGTGGAACACCGCGGTCGCGCTGGTCTGCGGTGACCCGGTGGTGTGGAAGCCGTCGGAGCTCACCCCGCTGACGGCGCTGGCCTGCAGCGCGCTGCTGGGCCGGGCGCTGGCCGAGACCGGCGCCCCCGCCGACGTCCACCGGCTCGTCCTCGGTGCCCGCGACGTCGGCGCCGCGCTGGTCGCCGACCCCCGCGTCGCCCTGGTCTCCGCGACCGGCTCCACGCGCATGGGCGCCGAGGTCGGCCCGGTCGTCGCGGCCCGCTTCGGGCGGACCCTGCTCGAGCTCGGCGGCAACAACGCCGCCGTCGTCGCCCCGTCCGCGGACCTCGACCTCGCTGTGCGCGGCATCGTGTTCTCCGCCGTCGGCACCGCCGGCCAGCGCTGCACCTCGATGCGACGTCTGCTCGTGCACGCGGACGTCGCCGACGAGCTCGTCGGCAGGCTCGCCGCCGCCTACGCCCGGCTGCCCGTCGGCGACCCCCGCGCCGAGGGGACGCTCGTAGGCCCCCTCGTGCGCGCCTCGAGCGCCGAGGCGATGCAGCGCGCCCTGGCCCGCGCGGTGGAGGACGGCGGCGAGGTCGTCGCCGGGGGCGAGCCCGTGACCGTCGACGGCGCCGAGGGGGCGGCCTACGTGAGCCCCGCCCTGGTCCGGATGCCGTCCCAGACCGAGGTCGTCCGCGAGGAGACCTTCGCGCCGGTCCTCTACGTCATGACGTGGACCGACCTGGACGAGGCCGTCGAGGTCCACAACGCCGTGCCGCAGGGGCTGTCGTCGTCGATCTTCACCTCCGACGTCCGCGAGGCCGAGCGGTTCCTGTCCGAGGCCGGGTCCGACTGCGGCATCGTCAACGTCAACATCGGCACCTCCGGGGCCGAGATCGGCGGGGCGTTCGGCGGGGAGAAGGCGACCGGCGGCGGGCGCGAGTCCGGCTCGGACGCCTGGCGGGCCTACATGCGCCGCGCGACGAACACCGTCAACTACTCCGACGAGCTGCCGCTGGCGCAGGGCGTCGACTTCGGCTGA
- a CDS encoding TetR/AcrR family transcriptional regulator, whose translation MAKSEETRRLVADTALRLFRERGYEATTMRLIASEAGVATGNAYYYFPSKDALVQELYRRVQVEHREAVADRLPLGGTFEQRLRGVLHAGLGVMAPFRSFGATFVSTAIRPGDAASPFSEASTESRDLAVGLFADVVAGSDPPVRTPLLEELPVLLWLLWLGTTLFWLYDDSPGAARTHRLVDGVCPLVARLVRLSRLPVLRGTVADVLALLHEARA comes from the coding sequence GTGGCGAAGTCCGAGGAGACCCGTCGGCTGGTGGCCGACACCGCGCTGCGGCTGTTCCGCGAGCGGGGCTACGAGGCGACGACGATGCGCCTCATCGCGAGCGAGGCCGGGGTGGCGACGGGCAACGCGTACTACTACTTCCCGTCCAAGGACGCCCTGGTGCAGGAGCTGTACCGCCGGGTCCAGGTCGAGCACCGCGAGGCCGTGGCCGACCGGCTGCCGCTCGGCGGCACGTTCGAGCAGCGGCTGCGCGGCGTGCTCCACGCCGGCCTGGGCGTGATGGCCCCGTTCCGCTCCTTCGGCGCGACGTTCGTCTCGACGGCGATCCGGCCCGGCGACGCGGCGAGCCCGTTCAGCGAGGCGTCGACGGAGTCCCGCGACCTCGCCGTCGGGCTCTTCGCCGACGTGGTGGCCGGCTCCGACCCGCCCGTGCGGACGCCCCTGCTCGAGGAGCTGCCGGTGCTGCTGTGGCTCCTGTGGCTCGGCACCACGCTGTTCTGGCTCTACGACGACAGCCCCGGCGCGGCCCGCACCCACCGGCTCGTGGACGGCGTCTGCCCCCTCGTCGCCCGCCTGGTCCGGCTGTCGCGCCTGCCCGTGCTCCGCGGCACCGTCGCCGACGTCCTCGCCCTGCTGCACGAGGCCCGCGCGTGA
- a CDS encoding YndJ family protein, which yields MSGPPTVVLAEVAVRLVVALGMIVLLPLGLRLVRAPGLAPLTRLWPAPALAGAVSLWLPRGVTASLLAAPYLLATLALVAVAAARLLRDRSLRAGDVAVLTALVTPSVGALALVAERAGVELLGFDLPVLALTVPHLHYAGAVAALVAALVHRAADGSGLARLGAWSVPAGTGVVLLGYFVDDWLELVGAVVLSVGMWSVAALLLTRVLPSVTRADGAWVRPALWVAAVVLPLTMLLALSWALGEATGLPHLPVRWMVLTHGVGNALGFGLCATVAWYRLAREEELL from the coding sequence GTGAGCGGCCCGCCGACCGTGGTGCTGGCCGAGGTGGCGGTGCGCCTCGTGGTCGCGCTCGGCATGATCGTGCTGCTGCCCCTCGGGCTGCGGCTCGTCCGGGCACCGGGGCTGGCGCCGCTCACCCGGCTCTGGCCGGCGCCGGCGCTCGCGGGCGCGGTCTCGCTGTGGCTGCCCCGCGGGGTGACGGCGAGCCTGCTGGCCGCGCCCTACCTGCTGGCCACGCTGGCGCTCGTCGCGGTGGCGGCGGCGCGGCTGCTACGCGACCGCAGCCTGCGCGCAGGCGACGTCGCGGTGCTCACCGCGCTCGTCACGCCGTCCGTGGGCGCGCTCGCCCTGGTCGCGGAGCGCGCCGGCGTGGAGCTGCTGGGCTTCGACCTGCCCGTCCTCGCGCTCACCGTGCCGCACCTGCACTACGCGGGCGCCGTGGCCGCGCTCGTCGCCGCGCTCGTCCACCGGGCCGCCGACGGCTCGGGGCTGGCCCGGCTGGGGGCCTGGAGCGTCCCGGCGGGCACCGGGGTCGTGCTGCTCGGCTACTTCGTCGACGACTGGCTCGAGCTCGTCGGGGCGGTGGTGCTCAGCGTCGGGATGTGGTCGGTGGCGGCCCTGCTGCTCACCCGGGTGCTGCCGTCGGTCACCCGGGCCGACGGGGCCTGGGTCCGCCCGGCCCTGTGGGTGGCGGCCGTCGTGCTCCCGCTGACGATGCTGCTCGCGCTCAGCTGGGCGCTCGGCGAGGCGACGGGGCTGCCGCACCTGCCGGTGCGGTGGATGGTGCTCACCCACGGGGTGGGCAACGCGCTCGGGTTCGGCCTGTGCGCGACGGTGGCCTGGTACCGCCTGGCCCGGGAGGAGGAGCTGCTGTGA
- a CDS encoding DUF1990 family protein produces the protein MSDLTYEGAGWTRGLLDGGTPPAGWRRLHASLRLPGADLRRAGEALLTWQVHRAAGVRVLADRPRAEVGGAVTTLLGVGPLALPAPCRVVWVEEGADLVGFGYGTLPGHPFVGEEAFAVRRQQDGSVRFEVRASSRPARWWSRLAGPVAPPAQRAYVHGLARALRRL, from the coding sequence GTGAGCGACCTGACGTACGAGGGCGCGGGCTGGACCCGCGGGCTGCTGGACGGCGGGACGCCCCCCGCGGGCTGGCGGCGGCTGCACGCGTCGCTTCGGCTGCCCGGGGCGGACCTGCGGCGGGCGGGGGAGGCGCTGCTCACCTGGCAGGTGCACCGTGCGGCCGGCGTGCGGGTGCTCGCGGACCGGCCCCGCGCCGAGGTGGGGGGCGCGGTGACGACGCTGCTGGGGGTCGGGCCGCTCGCCCTGCCGGCACCGTGCCGGGTGGTGTGGGTCGAGGAGGGCGCCGACCTCGTGGGCTTCGGCTACGGCACGCTGCCCGGCCACCCGTTCGTCGGGGAGGAGGCGTTCGCCGTACGGCGCCAGCAGGACGGCTCGGTGCGCTTCGAGGTGCGCGCCTCCAGCCGCCCCGCCCGCTGGTGGTCCCGCCTGGCCGGCCCGGTCGCCCCGCCGGCGCAGCGGGCGTACGTGCACGGCCTGGCGCGTGCGCTCCGGCGGCTCTGA
- a CDS encoding 2-oxoadipate dioxygenase/decarboxylase family protein produces the protein MDRTEPWQLRAAFARRLSDMYGREVPAYTTLLRVAHEVNQEVVARDGAAAERLGSIARVTAERHGAIRLGTPAELAQVATVFAAMGMEPVGFYDLREAASPVPVVSTAFRPVRADELARNPFRVFTSVLTPGDRRFFTADLQARLETFLAGRELFPPALLDLAARAEAESGLSPDDAGRFLDLATAAFELSPEPVDRAWYDELGAVSAVAADIGGVRSTHVNHLTPRVLDIDALYARMTARGTTMIDDIQGPPAWEGPDVLLRQTSFRALAEPRSFRLPDGSVTTGDLRVRFGEVEARGAALTREGRAVYDAAVAEVAAMRLPTAAARQEAAQQVWRRSFPATEEGLFDAGLAYAEHRVVDGRTVRVPVVYEDFLPQSAAGIFASNLSADATTDRSEEGLGLDAAWLAGAVGREVHDPFDLYAAQAAASPAPA, from the coding sequence GTGGACCGCACCGAGCCGTGGCAGCTGCGGGCGGCCTTCGCCCGGCGGCTGTCGGACATGTACGGCCGCGAGGTGCCGGCGTACACGACGCTGCTCCGGGTCGCCCACGAGGTGAACCAGGAGGTCGTCGCCCGCGACGGCGCCGCGGCCGAGCGGCTCGGCAGCATCGCCCGGGTGACCGCCGAGCGCCACGGCGCGATCAGGCTCGGCACCCCGGCCGAGCTGGCCCAGGTCGCCACCGTGTTCGCCGCGATGGGCATGGAGCCGGTCGGGTTCTACGACCTGCGCGAGGCCGCGAGCCCCGTGCCGGTGGTGTCCACCGCGTTCCGGCCGGTGCGCGCCGACGAGCTCGCCCGCAACCCGTTCCGGGTCTTCACGTCGGTGCTCACGCCCGGCGACCGCCGGTTCTTCACCGCCGACCTGCAGGCGCGGCTGGAGACCTTCCTCGCCGGGCGCGAGCTGTTCCCGCCCGCGCTGCTCGACCTCGCCGCCCGGGCGGAGGCCGAGAGCGGCCTGTCCCCCGACGACGCCGGACGCTTCCTCGACCTGGCCACGGCGGCGTTCGAGCTGTCGCCGGAGCCCGTCGACCGCGCCTGGTACGACGAGCTGGGGGCCGTGAGCGCCGTCGCCGCGGACATCGGCGGTGTGCGCAGCACCCACGTCAACCACCTGACCCCGCGGGTGCTGGACATCGACGCGCTGTACGCCCGGATGACCGCGCGCGGCACGACGATGATCGACGACATCCAGGGCCCGCCCGCGTGGGAGGGCCCGGACGTGCTGCTGCGCCAGACCTCGTTCCGCGCGCTGGCCGAGCCGCGCTCCTTCCGCCTGCCGGACGGGAGCGTCACGACCGGCGACCTGCGGGTCCGCTTCGGCGAGGTCGAGGCCCGCGGGGCCGCGCTGACCCGGGAGGGCCGGGCGGTGTACGACGCGGCCGTCGCCGAGGTCGCCGCGATGCGCCTGCCCACCGCCGCTGCCCGGCAGGAGGCGGCGCAGCAGGTGTGGCGCCGGTCCTTCCCGGCGACCGAGGAGGGGCTGTTCGACGCCGGCCTGGCCTACGCCGAGCACCGGGTGGTCGACGGCCGGACGGTGCGGGTGCCCGTGGTCTACGAGGACTTCCTGCCGCAGTCCGCGGCCGGCATCTTCGCCTCCAACCTCAGCGCCGACGCCACCACCGACCGCTCGGAGGAGGGCCTCGGTCTCGACGCCGCCTGGCTGGCCGGTGCCGTGGGGCGCGAGGTGCACGACCCGTTCGACCTGTACGCCGCGCAGGCCGCCGCCTCCCCCGCGCCCGCCTGA